GCCGGAATCCCAGGTGCAGGAAGTGCGTGGCCGCATGTTGCGCGACCAGCTCGGTCCGCGCCTGATCGAGGAATCCAAGGCCAATTTCGACGCGCCGCTCTATTCCAACGCCCCCGCCGAGGAAGAGGATGCGCCTGCGCCGAAAGCCAAGGCGAAAGCCGAGGAAGGCAATTGGAAGAAGGACACACGGCCAGCCAAACCACGCGGCTTCGACAACCGGGAGGACGCCCGCGAAAAGGCACTCAGCCGGCTCGACACCCGCCGCGACGGTGCAAAGCCTGCCTTTGGCAGCAAACCCGGATTTGGCAGCAAGCCCGGCTTCAAGGGAAAACCTGCTGCCGGTCGTGACGGCGACGATGCAGCCCGTGATGGCAAGCCGAAGCGAATGCCGCTTGGCCAGAGCCGTACCGCCAATGTCTGGATGGCACCGGGCGCACGTCCAGTGTCTGAAAAAAAGGCCGCAACAGACGAAGCTCGCAAAAGCGGACCCCGCGCCCGCCCCGATGGCGCACCGCAGACCAAACGTTACGGCCGCACCAAGGACGGCGCGCCGACCAAGAGCCTTTCGCGTCACGACCCGGATCGTGGACAGTATGCTGGCAGCGACGATAAGGATTTGCGCGTCAAGGTCAGCCGCGCCCGCGATGCCGAGGGCGAGTGGATTCGCGCCGAAGGCCCCGACAGCAAACCAGCCGGACGTGGCGGACGCGCTGGCGAAGGCTTTGGCGGCAAGCGGGATGGCGCAGATCGTGGTCCCCGTCCCGCATATGGTGACAAACCTGCATATGGTGATCGGCCAGCGCGTGGCGAGCGTCCAGCGCCCAGTGATCGTCCGTCGCGCGGCCAATGGCCCGCACGTGGAGATCGCCCGGACCGGGGCGAAAGACCTGCTCGCAGCGATGCTCCGGCCCGCAGTGATCGCCCCTATTCCGGTCGCCCCACCGGAGAAAGAGCCGAGCGGCCAACCGGCGACCGGCCTTATGACGGACGGCCAAAATCCCGTTCCGCTTCCGGCGACAAGCCGTCCTTTGGTGGGAAGCCATCCTTTGGCGGAAAACCGGCGGGCAAATCCTCGTTTGGTGGCAAACCGTCTTCCGGTGGAAAGCCTGGCTTTGGTGGCAAGCCGGGCGGGAAGCCCGGTTCTGCCAGACCCGGCTCTACCAGATCAGATGCAGGGCGTGGCCCTTCCTCTGGCTCCAAAGGCAAGAGGTAAGCCGACATGCGGATCGTTGGTGGAGAATTTCGGGGGCGTAGCCTTGCCGCGCCCAAGACCGACGCCATCCGGCCGACCATCGACCGGACACGCGAAAGCCTGTTCAACATCCTGATGCATGCCCATCCCGAATGTCTTGATGGCACGCGGGTTCTCGACCTGTTTGCGGGAACCGGCGCCATCGGGCTGGAAGCCTTGTCGCGGGGTTGCCGTTCGGCGCTGTTTGTCGAAAACAGCGTCGAGGGCCGTGGCCTGCTGTGGGAAAATATCGACAATCTTGGCCTGCATGGCCGCGCCAAGATTTTGCGACGCGATGCCACCGACCTCGGTTCGGTCAGCACGATGGAACCGTTCCACCTGCTGTTTGCCGACCCGCCCTATGGCAAGGGCCTCGGCGAAAAGGCCTTTGCCGCTGCCCACCAAGGCGGCTGGCTGGTGCCTGGAGCTTTGGCTCTCCTGGAAGAGCGCGCCGATGTCCTGGTCCAGGCGCCCGAAGCCTTCGCTCTGCTGGAAGAGCGGATCTTTGGCGATACAAGAATTTCATTCTTTACCTATAGACCGGGTTGAAACGGCAGCGCGATTTCTTAAATCCGCTGCGATATAGAGTTTGTCAGAGAAAAGCAGTCTCCGATTTCACAAGACGCTTCGGGCTGCTTTCTCGCATTTTTCTTGCATATCCGACAGAAAGCCAATCGATGCTTGTGTTGGAAATGCTCCAAAAGGTCCGTTTGAAATCATGCCGCAGGATGTCCAATCCCATAAATCCCTCGTTGAGGTAGGACCCAGCACGCCGACGGTTGCCGTGGCACTGGGGGCTGGCGGCGCGCGGGGCCTTGCCCATATTCATGTGCTGGAAGCCCTTGAGGAAATGGGGATCGAGCCGGTGGCGATTGCCGGTTCCTCCATCGGTGCGATTATCGGGGCTGGCAAGGCTGCAGGCATGTCGGCAGCCGAAATGCGCGACCATGCGCTGGAAACCGTCGGCAAGCGCAATGAAGTGTTCAAGCGGATCTGGGGCCTGCGCCCGCCGACCATGCGCCATGCCATTGGCGGGTTCCGGCTCGGACAGTTCAATCTGGAGCGTATTCTGCGCGCCTTCTTGCCATCCCGCATTCCCGATGATTTTTCGGGCCTTGGCATTCCTCTGAAAGTGATCTCCACCGATTATTACGGCCATTGCGAACAGGTCAGCGAAGACGGCGATCTCTATCAGGCGCTGGCCGCCTCCGCCGCTATTCCCGCCCTGTTCATGCCTGTCATGCTGAACGGGCGGCTGATGATCGATGGCGGCATCTTCAATCCCGTGCCTTATGAACATCTGATGGGCCTTGCCGATATCGTCATCGGCATCGACATCGTCGGCGGCCCGGTCGGAGTGGACGACATACCGAACCGCATCGACAGCCTGTTCGGCGCCTCTCAGCTGATGATGCAATCGCATCTGGCACTCAAACTCAAGCTTGGCCCACCGGCAATTTTCCTGCGCCCACCGGTCAATGGTTTTGGCGTGATGGATTTCATGAAGGCCAAGCAGATCTTCGAGGTATCAGCCCCTGTCAAAGACGAGGTCAAGCGGGCCTTGGAGGCGCAATTTGCGCTTCTCGCCCAGCGCTAGAGCATGTCGCGTTCAACTGGGATCAGTTGAACGATAACGTACATGCGCAAAAAAAGATAAAGCGCGACTCTGCCGAATCCAATAAAACGCGCCGCGCTTTAGAGTCCGCCTTTTCGGGAAAACCGGGTTCCACTTTTCCGAAGGCAAACTCTAAGCAGCCGTATCCCGGTCTTTTTCCCTCTCTTTGTCCTGATCTTTCTCCGTCTCATGTCCCCGCTTGGGTTTGATCAGCGGTTCCGGCTGGACAGGCCTGTTATACAGCATGTGGGCGCCGCCCTTGATGCCTTCCACCGCCTGAATGCGCAGACGCTCATCGTCGCGGCGGCGGATATCGGCCTCGATGGCCTCGGCCATGTCCTCATCCACACCCAACGCCTCGATGGTCTTGCGGCCGAATTTCAAGCCTGATTCCACCGTTTCGCGCAGTTCATATTCGACATTGCGCGCCCGCAGCCACAGGCTGTGAACACGATCATAGGAGCGCACGAACAGCCGCGCCTGGGGAAATTCGGAGGCGACCAGCTCGACGATCCGGTCGGTGATCTCCCGCTTCTGGGTGCAGACCGCCACCACCTTGGCCTTTTCGATACCAGCGGCCCTTAACATGTCCAACCGTGTGCCATCGCCGAAATAAATACGGAATCCGAAGGAGGCGGCCTGGCGAATACGGTCGGCGGAATCATCGATAATCGTCACATCCCGGCCGCTGGCCAGCAGCACCTGGGCGGCAATCTGGCCGAAACGCGAAAAGCCGATCATCAACACATCCGAACCGGCACCGTCAAAATCCTCGTCCAGCTCCTCATGCTGATCGCGTGACAGAAGCCGGGAGGAGAGCGCCGCGACCACCGGCGTTAGCGCCATCGTGAGCGTGACGATGGAAATCAGCAGCGACGAGGTGGCGCCGGAAAATACGCCCGCCGAGACGGCGGTGGTAAACAGCACGAAACCGAATTCACCACCCTGCGGCAGGATGGCGGCAATACGAATGGCGTCATCATGGCGGGAGCCTGCCAACCGGCACAGGCCATAGATGCTCAACGCCTTGATCAGCATCACCACCGGCACGGCCACGGCCAACAGCCAGAGATTGGCAAAGATCACGTCAAATTGCACGGACAGGCCCACCGCCATAAAAAACAAAGCTTGGAGAATGCCGCGAAATGGCTCGATATCGGCTTCCAACTCATGACGATAGGAGGATTCGGCCAGCATAACGCCAGCCAGAAAGGCCCCCATGGCCATGGACAGGCCGACCGCCTGCATCAGCATCGCCGATCCGAGCACGATAAACAGAGCCGCGGCAATCATCACCTCACGGGCGCCAGTGCGGGCCATCACCTGAAACAGCGGATTGA
The nucleotide sequence above comes from Agrobacterium vitis. Encoded proteins:
- a CDS encoding pseudouridine synthase, which encodes MTDKEKFKRPGSKPAGRPFKTSAEKPGKSGPKSFGAQKKFGEKADAAPRDKSDAAPRPRPDAAPRKSATPAAKTGSEDTLKPERISKLLARAGIASRRDVERMIMEGRVAVNGKVLDSPVLNATLADRIEVDGEPIRGIERTRLWLYHKPSGLVTTNSDPEGRPTVFDNLPEELPRVMSIGRLDINTEGLLLLTNDGGLARVLELPTTGWLRRYRVRAYGEIDQAKLDTLKDGIAVDGVLYGAIDAVLDRSQGHNVWITMGLREGKNREIKNVLGALGLEVNRLIRISYGPFQLGDLPESQVQEVRGRMLRDQLGPRLIEESKANFDAPLYSNAPAEEEDAPAPKAKAKAEEGNWKKDTRPAKPRGFDNREDAREKALSRLDTRRDGAKPAFGSKPGFGSKPGFKGKPAAGRDGDDAARDGKPKRMPLGQSRTANVWMAPGARPVSEKKAATDEARKSGPRARPDGAPQTKRYGRTKDGAPTKSLSRHDPDRGQYAGSDDKDLRVKVSRARDAEGEWIRAEGPDSKPAGRGGRAGEGFGGKRDGADRGPRPAYGDKPAYGDRPARGERPAPSDRPSRGQWPARGDRPDRGERPARSDAPARSDRPYSGRPTGERAERPTGDRPYDGRPKSRSASGDKPSFGGKPSFGGKPAGKSSFGGKPSSGGKPGFGGKPGGKPGSARPGSTRSDAGRGPSSGSKGKR
- the rsmD gene encoding 16S rRNA (guanine(966)-N(2))-methyltransferase RsmD, translating into MRIVGGEFRGRSLAAPKTDAIRPTIDRTRESLFNILMHAHPECLDGTRVLDLFAGTGAIGLEALSRGCRSALFVENSVEGRGLLWENIDNLGLHGRAKILRRDATDLGSVSTMEPFHLLFADPPYGKGLGEKAFAAAHQGGWLVPGALALLEERADVLVQAPEAFALLEERIFGDTRISFFTYRPG
- a CDS encoding patatin-like phospholipase family protein is translated as MPQDVQSHKSLVEVGPSTPTVAVALGAGGARGLAHIHVLEALEEMGIEPVAIAGSSIGAIIGAGKAAGMSAAEMRDHALETVGKRNEVFKRIWGLRPPTMRHAIGGFRLGQFNLERILRAFLPSRIPDDFSGLGIPLKVISTDYYGHCEQVSEDGDLYQALAASAAIPALFMPVMLNGRLMIDGGIFNPVPYEHLMGLADIVIGIDIVGGPVGVDDIPNRIDSLFGASQLMMQSHLALKLKLGPPAIFLRPPVNGFGVMDFMKAKQIFEVSAPVKDEVKRALEAQFALLAQR
- a CDS encoding monovalent cation:proton antiporter-2 (CPA2) family protein, translated to MSTAPTLLFTEALVLLGGAVVAAPIFRKLGLGTVLGYLAAGAVIGPVAHVITGAEEILSVAELGIVFLLFVIGLELKPSTLWKMRADIFGLGTAQVVLGGALLTGVALAFDLLDWRGAVIAGFGLSLSSTAFALQILNDRSDLNSQYGQRTFSVLLFQDLAIVPLLALISILGAQAAPAPGSLWIDIGVAVTATLAMILAGRYLLNPLFQVMARTGAREVMIAAALFIVLGSAMLMQAVGLSMAMGAFLAGVMLAESSYRHELEADIEPFRGILQALFFMAVGLSVQFDVIFANLWLLAVAVPVVMLIKALSIYGLCRLAGSRHDDAIRIAAILPQGGEFGFVLFTTAVSAGVFSGATSSLLISIVTLTMALTPVVAALSSRLLSRDQHEELDEDFDGAGSDVLMIGFSRFGQIAAQVLLASGRDVTIIDDSADRIRQAASFGFRIYFGDGTRLDMLRAAGIEKAKVVAVCTQKREITDRIVELVASEFPQARLFVRSYDRVHSLWLRARNVEYELRETVESGLKFGRKTIEALGVDEDMAEAIEADIRRRDDERLRIQAVEGIKGGAHMLYNRPVQPEPLIKPKRGHETEKDQDKEREKDRDTAA